In the genome of Streptomyces sp. V2I9, one region contains:
- a CDS encoding acyl-CoA dehydrogenase family protein codes for MAEFTLELNDDQKQVKEWLHGFAADVIRPAAAEWDEREETPWPVIQEAAKVGIYSLDFYAQQFFDPTGLGIPMAMEELFWGDAGIALSIVGTGLAAVGVLANGTEEQIGTWIPQMYGDADDVKVAAFCSSEPDAGSDVASMRTRAVYDEAKDEWVLNGTKTWATNGGIANVHVVVAVVDPDIGSKGHASFIVPPNTPGLSQGQKFKKHGIRASHTAEVVLEDVRVPGHCLLGGKEKLDERLARARERAKSGGERVKNAAMATFEASRPAVGAMAVGTARAAYEVALDYAKTRSQFGRPIIDNQGIAFQLADMRTRIDAARLLVWRASWMATTGKPFTSAEGSMSKLYASETARDVTAQAIQILGGNGFTREYPVERMHRDAAIYTIFEGTSEIQRLVIARTLSGMPIR; via the coding sequence ATGGCCGAGTTCACGCTTGAGCTCAACGACGACCAGAAGCAGGTCAAGGAGTGGCTCCACGGCTTCGCGGCGGATGTCATCCGCCCCGCCGCCGCGGAGTGGGACGAGCGTGAGGAAACGCCCTGGCCCGTCATCCAGGAAGCGGCCAAGGTCGGCATCTACTCCCTCGACTTCTACGCCCAGCAGTTCTTCGACCCTACGGGTCTCGGCATCCCCATGGCCATGGAGGAGCTGTTCTGGGGCGACGCGGGCATCGCCCTGTCGATCGTCGGTACGGGCCTGGCGGCCGTCGGCGTCCTCGCCAACGGCACCGAGGAGCAGATCGGCACCTGGATCCCGCAGATGTACGGCGACGCCGACGACGTGAAGGTCGCCGCCTTCTGCTCCTCCGAGCCCGACGCCGGATCGGACGTCGCCTCGATGCGCACCCGCGCCGTCTACGACGAGGCCAAGGACGAGTGGGTCCTCAACGGCACCAAGACCTGGGCGACCAACGGCGGGATAGCCAACGTCCACGTCGTCGTCGCCGTCGTCGACCCCGACATCGGCTCCAAGGGGCACGCCTCCTTCATCGTGCCGCCGAACACCCCCGGCCTCTCCCAGGGGCAGAAGTTCAAGAAGCACGGCATCCGGGCCTCCCACACCGCCGAGGTGGTCCTGGAGGACGTCCGCGTCCCCGGCCACTGCCTCCTCGGCGGCAAGGAGAAGCTCGACGAACGCCTCGCGCGGGCCCGCGAGCGTGCGAAGTCCGGCGGCGAGCGCGTCAAGAACGCGGCGATGGCCACCTTCGAGGCCTCCCGCCCGGCCGTCGGCGCGATGGCCGTGGGCACCGCCCGCGCCGCCTACGAGGTCGCCCTCGACTACGCGAAGACCCGCAGCCAGTTCGGCCGCCCGATCATCGACAACCAGGGCATCGCCTTCCAGCTCGCCGACATGCGCACCCGCATCGACGCGGCCCGGCTGCTGGTCTGGCGTGCCTCCTGGATGGCCACCACCGGAAAGCCGTTCACCTCGGCCGAGGGCTCCATGTCCAAGCTCTACGCGAGCGAGACCGCGCGGGACGTCACCGCGCAGGCCATCCAGATCCTCGGCGGCAACGGCTTCAC